The following coding sequences lie in one Equus przewalskii isolate Varuska chromosome 25, EquPr2, whole genome shotgun sequence genomic window:
- the LOC139079268 gene encoding olfactory receptor 2L5-like → MENYNLTSTDFILWGLFPLSKIGLFFFILVVLIFLTALFSNLSMILLIFLDTQLHTPMYFLLSQLSIIDLNHISTIVPKMISNFLFGNKSISFIGCGVQSLFFLTLAGAEALLLTSMVYDRYIAVCFPLHYPIRMSKRMCVLMIIGSWIMGSVNSCAHTTYAFHIPYCRSRAVNHFLCKVAAMLTLACMDTWVYEYTVFVSTTLFLVFPFIGIAYPYGGVLLAVHCMHSAEGRKKADSTCSTHLTVVTFYYAPLVYTYLYPRSLRSPTKDKVLAVFYTILTPMLNPIIYSLRDSEVLGALRRVIQRICTVKIQTELFARVARTWI, encoded by the coding sequence ATGGAAAATTATAATCTAACAtcaactgattttattttatggggGTTGTTTCCACTGTCAAAAATTGGCCTGTTCTTCTTCATTCTCGTTGTTCTCATTTTCCTAACGGCTCTGTTTAGCAACCTGTCCATGATTCTCCTCATCTTCCTGGACACCCAGCTCCACACGCCCATGTATTTTTTACTTAGTCAGCTCTCCATCATTGACCTGAATCACATCTCCACCATTGTCCCCAAAAtgatttctaattttctctttggaaacaaATCTATCTCCTTCATTGGATGTGGGGTTCAGAGcttatttttcttgactttagCAGGTGCGGAAGCACTGCTCTTGACGTCTATGGTGTATGATCGTTATATAGCTGTTTGCTTTCCTCTCCACTATCCCATTCGTATGAGCAAAAGAATGTGTGTGCTGATGATAATAGGATCTTGGATAATGGGCTCTGTCAACTCTTGTGCCCACACCACATATGCCTTCCATATCCCTTACTGTCGATCCAGGGCCGTCAACCATTTCTTGTGCAAGGTCGCGGCCATGTTGACTCTGGCCTGCATGGATACCTGGGTCTATGAGTACACAGTGTTTGTGAGCACCACCCTCTTCCTCGTTTTTCCTTTCATTGGCATTGCATATCCTTATGGCGGAGTTCTCCTTGCTGTCCACTGCATGCACTcagcagaagggaggaagaaggccGATTCCACCTGCAGCACCCACTTGACTGTGGTGACTTTCTATTATGCTCCACTTGTTTACACTTATCTATACCCAAGATCCCTAAGATCTCCAACAAAGGACAAGGTTCTGGCTGTCTTCTACACCATCCTGACCCCAATGCTCAACCCCATCATCTACAGCCTGAGAGACAGTGAGGTGCTGGGGGCCCTCAGAAGAGTGATTCAGAGAATCTGCACTGTGAAAATACAGACAGAGCTTTTTGCACGTGTAGCCAGGACTTGGATATAA